One Lycium barbarum isolate Lr01 chromosome 5, ASM1917538v2, whole genome shotgun sequence genomic window carries:
- the LOC132640156 gene encoding ankyrin repeat-containing protein ITN1-like, giving the protein MDPTLYSAAVEGNTNDGDFSLVEYLKRDEENGYQVTPKGNTVVHVAALCSHSNFVGEVLKINPALLCCQNKRNETALHIAANEGHTEVVRVLLSIAGEENYKETLMRMANKNGDTALHKAVRSEHVDVVKILVKEEDPEYEYRANKAGETPLYLAAESGFIHILREILESCKNPNYAAGPFGRTPLHAAVVHEHLGEV; this is encoded by the exons atggaTCCAACCTTGTACAGTGCTGCGGTGGAAGGCAATACCAACGATGGTGATTTTTCACTTGTTGAATATCTGAAAAGGGATGAAGAAAATGGGTACCAAGTCACTCCAAAGGGAAACACTGTAGTCCACGTGGCAGCCCTTTGTTCCCACTCCAATTTCGTGGGAGAAGTCCTTAAGATTAATCCAGCGTTGTTATGCTGTCAGAACAAGAGAAATGAGACTGCACTTCACATAGCAGCTAATGAAGGCCACACTGAAGTAGTCCGCGTGCTACTTAGCATAGCTGGTGAGGAGAATTATAAGGAGACACTCATGAGGATGGCAAATAAGAATGGAGATACAGCCCTGCACAAGGCCGTGAGGAGTGAACATGTTGATGTTGTCAAGATCTTGGTGAAAGAAGAGGATCCTGAATATGAATATCGGGCAAACAAGGCAGGGGAGACACCACTTTATCTGGCGGCTGAGTCTGGTTTTATTCATATTCTACGTGAAATCTTGGAATCATGCAAGAACCCAAATTATGCTGCAGGTCCATTTGGTCGAACACCTCTTCACGCAGCAGTTGTTCACGAACACTTGG GAGAAGTATGA